In Rhodanobacter denitrificans, the sequence TGTTCGTCGCACGCCGCCTTCCAGATACGCACCGGCTTGCCGTTGTGACTGAGCCGGAACTCCACCGAGCTGCGCGCCAGCGCCAGCGATTTCAGCAGGTCGTCGATATGCGCGAATTCGGTGCGTTCGGCGCGCATGAACTTCTTGCGCGCCGGCACGTTGTAGAACAGGTCGCGCACCTCGACACTGGTGCCTTGCGGATGCTGCGCCGGACGCGCCGCCTGCAGCCCGCCGCCATCGACCTCGATGCGGAAGGCGGCGTCCTGGTCGCGCACGCGCGAGGTCAGCGCGAAGCGCGCCACCGACGATACCGAGGCCAGCGCCTCGCCGCGGAAGCCCATGCTGGCGACATGTTCCAGGTCGTCGAAACTGCCGATCTTGCTGGTCGCATGCGAGGCCACCGCCAGCGGCAGTTCGTCGGCATGGATGCCGTCGCCGTCGTCGCGCACGCGGATCAGCCGCGCGCCGCCGGCCTCGATCTCCACCTCGATGCGGGTGGCGCCGGCGTCGAGGCTGTTCTCGACCAGTTCCTTGACCACCGAGGACGGACGCTCGATGACTTCGCCGGCGGCGATCTGGTTGATGAGCTCGGGGGGAAGCGGGCGGATGACGGTCATCCGCGAACTTTAGCAGCGATCGCCGGCCAGGCCGCTGGCGCAGCCGGGATCAGCCGGCGGGGATGGTCAGCGTGGTGCCTGCGCGCACCGTGTTGCTGTTGATCCGGTTGGCGTTCTTCAATGCGCTGACGCTGACGCCATACTGCCGCGCGATGCTGCCCAGGCTCTCGCCGTGGCCGACCTTGTGCACGTCGTGCGCGGGCTCCTGCGCACGAGCCACAGACCGGCTGGCCGACGCCGCCACCTTGCCTGCGCCGGCAGTCGCACCGGAAGCCAGTTGCACGCCATTGCGACGCGCAGCCTCGGCCGCGAACCAGGTGCCGGGCGGCGGCGTGGATTCGAAATAATTCCGCACGCCGCCCATCACCGCCTCGGCGAGCTTCTTCTGGTGCGCCGGATCACGCAGCTTGCGCTCCTCGGCGGGATTGCTGATGAACGCGGTCTCGACCAGGATCGAGGGCACGTCCGGCGAACGCAACACCACGAAATTCGCGCGCTCGACATAGCCGCGGTGGGTCGGTCCCAACTGGGCCAGTGCCTTCAGCACGTTGCCGGCGACCACGTCGCTGGCCTGCATCGCCCAACCCTGCTGCAGGTCGAGCAGCACCTTGGCCAGGCTGTCGTCCTTGTCGTCCAGGGTGGTGCCGCCGATCAGGTCGGCGCGGTTCTCGCGGTCGGCCAGCCAGCGCGCGGCCTCGCTGGTCTTGCCGCGCGGCGACAGTACCCACACCGACGAACCACGGGCGTCGTCGCTGGTGAATGCGTCCGCGTGAATCGACACGAACAGGTCCGCATTGTGTTCGCGGGCAATCCGATAACGCTGCGTGAGCGGGATGAAGAAGTCGCTGTCGCGGGTCAGCACGGCCTTCATGCCGGGCTGGCGGTTGATCTGCGCCGCCAGTTCGCGCGCCACCGCCAGCGTGACGTTTTTCTCCAGCGTGCCGCCGGGACCATGCGCGCCCTGGTCCTTGCCGCCGTGGCCGGCATCGATCGCCACCACCACCTGGCGCTGGCCATCGAGCATCGCCGCCGCCTGCTCGGCCGCCACCCGGCGGCTGTGCGTGGGGTTGCTGTACGACGGAAGCACCGCCGGCGTCTTGGTGACGGCCGCCGGTGCGGCGGCACGGTGCGGCGCCGCAGCGGCGGCGATGCCGGCACCGTCACCGGCCGGATACAGGTCCAGTACCAGCCGGTAGGCCGTGCCGCTGGCCGGCTTCAGCACGAAACTCTTCAGGTGGCTGGCCGGGTCGACCTTCGCGGTCAGCTGCAGGCCGTCGCCGACCCGCGCGTGGCTCATGCCGCGATACAGGCCTTGGGCGGCCGGGCTGGAAAAACCGCGGGCCGCCCGGCTGCCGGGCAGGTCCACCACGACCTGGCCATCCTTCTGGCTGATCGAGTAACGCAGCGGGCCGGAGGCGTCGAGCACCACGCGGGTGTATTCGGGGCCGGCCCAGGCCCGCGCGCCTTCCAGTTCCGCTGCCTGCGCCGCACACAGCGGCAGCGCCGCCAGGATCGCGACGACAGCCCATCCGCACCGGTTGTTCAGCTGACCCCTCATGACGCGGCATTGAAACGCAGCCTTGCGAGGAATGCAAGATACTTTCCCTTGAATATCCATAACCTGCACATCATTCATCACGCTGCGTCAAGTTATGGGGTGCAAGTGGCACATCCGTAACGAATCCTTGCCTGCCCCGCCGTCGGCAATTTTTTCAGGGAAAATCAGGACTTGGCCAGCCGCGCCAGCAGCCGCTCGCCGCGGGCGGTACGCGCGCGCAACGACACTCGACGCCCCTGGCCGGCATAGTCCAGACGTACGTCAAGGTCGGCCGCCGGCAGCGCCCCGGCGCCGCGCTCGGGCCATTCCACCAGCACCAGCGCGGCCGGCTCGGCCAGCGCATCGAGGCCCAGCCATTCCAGTTCACCGGGGTCGGCGATCCGGTAGAGGTCCAGGTGCCAGGCCGGGCGATCACGCGTCGCATAGCCTTCGATCAGGCTGTAGGTGGGGCTCTTGACCCGCTCGCCCACGTCCAGCGCGGTCAGCAGGGCGCGCGCGAAACTGGTCTTGCCAGCGCCCAGCGGGCCATGCAGGTACAGCACCAGGCCGTCGTCCAGCAGATCGGCCAGGCGCGCGGCCAGCGCCGCCGTGGCTGCCTCGTCGGGCAATGCCCAGGCCAGGTCGGTATCGATGGATTCAATCATGCTCATAGCCCATCATGCCGTTGCCGAGGGCACGCAGGGGAGCCAGCAGGTCGCCGGCCAGCAAGCCGCGCTCGCCCTGCTGGGCGGCACGATCGCCGGCCCGCGCATGCAAGCCGACGCCGAGGCAAGCCGCCTGCCAGACGCCGCAACCCTGCGCAAGCAGGGCCGCCACGATGCCGGTGAGCAGGTCGCCCATGCCGCCCGAGGCCATCCCGGGGTTACCCCACGGACAGACGTCCAGACGTCCATCCGGATCGGCGATCAGGCTGCCGGCGCCTTTCAGCACGACGACCGCGGCGTAGCGCCGGGCCAGTTCGCGCACCGCGGCGAAACGATCCTGTTCCACCGCGGCGGCAGTCGTCCCGAGCAACCGCGCCGCCTCGCCCGGGTGCGGCGTCAGCACGGTCGGCGAGCCGAACCGGCGCGGCTCGCGGGCGAGCAGGTTCAGCCCGTCGGCATCGAGCACCAGCGGCTTGCCGGCGTCCAGCGCGGTCAGCCACAGCGCATGGCCCCAGGCGGCCTGCCCCAGGCCCGGACCCAGCGCCAGCACGCTGGCCCGTTCGAGCAGCGGCGCCAGCGCCTGCGGCCCGTCCACCCCGTGCGCCATCAGTTCCGGCCGCGCCGCATTCAGTGCGAACACGTGGTCGGCGCGGGTCGCCACGCTGACCAGGCCGGCGCCGGCGCGCAACGCCGACTCGCCGGCCAGGCGTACCGCGCCGGCCATGCCGTATTCGCCACCGATCACCAGCACATGGCCGTAGCTGCCCTTGTTCGCGTAGCGGGCGCGCGGCGGCAAGGCTTCGGCAACCAGCAACCGCGCGTCGGGCAGCATGTCGGCATGGACGCTGTCCGGCACGCCCAGGGTGGCCAGTTCGAGCACGCCTACCTGGTCGACCGCGCGACCGGTATGCAGCCCACGCTTGCCGGCGACGAAGGTCACCGTGACCTGCGCGCGGATCGCCGCGCCGGGACAGCTGCCGGTATCCGCATCCAGCCCGCTGGGCACGTCCAGCGCCAGCACCGGGCAGGCGCTGTCGTTGATCGCCTCGATCAGCTGCGCCGCTACCGGCTCCGGCGCGCGATGCAGACCGATACCGTACAACGCGTCCACGTGCAGCTCGGCATCGGGCAACTCGCTCTGCGCATCCCACAACCGCACCCGACCGCCACCCGCTTCCCACGCCGCGCGTGCCGCCGCGGCGTCGCCGGGCGAGGCAGCGGTCAGCGCCACCAGCTCGACCTGCAGGCCGGCCTCGCGCGCCAGCACGCCGAGCAGGAAGCCGTCGCCGCCGTTGTTGCCGGGGCCGCAGTGGATGCACAGCTGCTGCAGCTGCGGCCAGTGCCGGCGCAGGCTGTTCAGAGCGGCGCTGGCCGCGCGACGCATCAACTCGGGGCCGGAGATGCCCAGCGCCGACAACGCCGCACGCTCCATCGCGCGCAACTGTTCGACGGTGTGCAGATGGCGGCTGTACGGGTGGGCAGGCATGCGCGGATTATAGGCATGCGCCGCATCTACAATAGATGGATGTCCGGCACCGACATCCAGGCCCCACCCGATTACGCCACGCTCGCCCGCGACATCAAGCGCTGGGCGATCGAGCTGGGCTTTGCCGACGCCGGCATCAGCGGCACCGACCTGGGCGAGGACGAACAGCACCTGCAGCGCTGGCTCGATGGCGACCATCACGGCGAGATGGAATACATGGCCCGCCACGGCACCAAGCGCACCCGCCCGGCCGAACTGGAGCCGGGCACGCAGCGGGTGATCTCGGTACGCATGGATTACATCCCACCCGGCACCGCGAACGCCTGGGACGTGCTGGGCGACGCCGAGGCCGGCTACGTGTCGCGCTACGCGCTGGGCCGCGACTACCACAAGCTGATGCGCCAGCGCCTGCAGAAGCTGGCCGAGCGCATCCACGGCGTGGTCGGCGACTTCGGTTATCGCGCTTACGTCGATTCCGCGCCGGTGCTGGAAAAGGCGCTGGCGCGCAACGCGGGGCTGGGCTGGATCGGCAAGCACACCGTGCTGATCAACCGCCACGCCGGCTCGTACTTCTTCCTCGGTGAGCTGTACACCGACCTGCCGCTGCCGGTGGACGAGCCGGCCAGCGCGCATTGCGGCAGCTGCACGCGCTGCATCGAGGTGTGCCCGACCCAGGCGATCCTGGGGCCGTACCGGCTCGACGCGAAGCGCTGCATCTCGTATCTCACCATCGAGCTGAAGGGCAGCATTCCGGAAGAGCTGCGCACGCCAATGGGCAATCGCATCTTCGGCTGCGACGACTGCCAGCTGGTCTGCCCGTGGAACAAGTTCGCACAGATGACCGCCGAGCCGGATTTCGCGCCGCGGCACAGCCTGGACGGCGCCAAGCTGGTCGAGCTGTTTGCGTGGAGCGAGGAGGAATTCCTCAAGCGCACCGAAGGCATGGCGATCCGCCGCACCGGCTACGAGGGCTGGCTGCGCAACATCGCGGTGGCGCTGGGCAACGCGCCGAAGTCAGCAGCGGTGATCGCAGCGCTCGCCGCCCGCGCCGACCACCCGTCGGCGGTCGTGCGCGAGCATGTGGCGTGGGCGCTGGCGAAGCAGCGCAGTTGAAGGTTCAGGCCGCGGCCATCTGCTTGGGGATGGAACGGTTGGTGTGGCTGATGCGGTTGCCCGGACCCGGTGCGATGTAGACGCAGGTCGGCTGATACTGCTCCAGCTCCGCCTCGCTCAGCTGCGCGAACGCGGCGATGATGACGATGTCGCCAGCCTGCGCACTGCGCGCGGCGCTGCCGTTGACCGAGATGATGCCCGAGCCTTCCTCGGCGCGCAGCGCGTAGGTGACGAAACGCTGGCCGCTGTTGACGTTCCAGGCGTGGATCTGCTCGTACTCGCGGATGCCGGAGGCATCCAGCAGCAGACCGTCGATCGCGATCGAGCCTTCGTAGTGCAGCTCGGCGTGGGTCACCGTGGCGCGGTGGATCTTGGCCTTGAGCATGTTCAGGTGCATGACGTTCTTTCCGGCAGGGACATCCTGCAAAGTCGGCGATTATCGAACCGATGACGCTGCGCCGCAACATCAAGCGGCATGGGCTCGATATGCGGCCGGCTCAGTCCAGCCGCAAGTTGTCGATCAGCCGGGTGCCGCCCAGGCGGGCCGCCACCAGCGCCACCAGCCCTTCGCGCTCGCCCTCGGCCGGCTCGGCCAGGTCTTCGGCACGGCGGATCGCCACGTAATCGGGAACGAAACCCGCGCGTTCGAGGCGCGCGGCGGCGGTCTGCTCGACGGCCTGCCACGGGTGGCCCTGCGCCAGCAGTTCGCGCATCTTCTGCAGGGTGTCGTGGATCAGCGGCGCACGCGCGCGTTCCTCGGCGCCCAGGTACTGGTTGCGCGAGCTCAGCGCCAGGCCGTCGTCGGCGCGCAGGATGGGCGCTGCCACCACCTTCACCGGCAACCCCAGGTCGCGCACCATCCGCTCGACCACCTTCAGCTGCTGGAAGTCCTTTTGGCCGAACACCGCCAAGTCCGGCTGCACCAGGTTGAACAGCTTGCACACCACGGTGGCCATGCCGTCGAAATGCCCCGGCCGGTGCGCGCCTTCCAGCGTGTCGGTGATCTGCGGCACGCGCACGCTGACGCTGTGCTCGGGGCCGAACGGGTACATCGTGGCCACGTCCGGCGCGAACAGCAGGTCGCAATCGTGCTCGGCCAGGGCCGCCTGGTCCTGCACCAGGGTGCGCGGGTAGCGGTCGTAATCCTCGTTCGGCCCGAACTGGGTGGGGTTGACGAACACGCTGGCCACCACCCGTTCGGCGCGCGCGCGCGCCAGCTTGATCAGCGACTGGTGGCCGGCATGCAGGTTGCCCATGGTCGGCACGAAGCCCACCGTCTGGCCCTGCGTGCGCCAGCCGCGAATCGCGGCGCGCAGCGCCGGGACGTCTTGTACGGTCTGCATGGGCGGGCTCGCTCAGCTCAGTTGAAGCAATGCTCGGGGGCCGGGAAGGCGCCGCTGCGCACGTCCTCGGCGTAAGCGGCGATCGCCGCGCCGACCGAATCGCGCCCGGCCAGGAAATCCTTGCTGAACTTCGGCCGCTTGCCCGGGGTGATGCCGAGCATGTCGTGGATCACCAGCACCTGGCCGTCGCAATGCGGGCCGGCGCCGATGCCGATCACCGGGATCTTCAGCGCCGCGGTCACCCGCTGACCCAGCTCGACCGGCACGCCTTCCATCACCAGCAGGTCCGCCCCGGCCGCCTGCACTGCCAGTGCTTCAGCCAGCACGCGGTCAGCCGCCGCCTGCTCGCGGCCCTGGATCCTGAAACCGCCGAACTTGTGCACCGACTGCGGAGTGAGCCCGAGGTGGGCGCAGACCGGGATCGCGCGCGCGGTGAGCGCCGCGATCGCCTCCAGCACATGCGGCGCGGCCCCCTCGATCTTCACCATCGCGGCGCCGGCCTCGCCGACCAGCCGAGCGCCCGCCTCCAGCACATGCGCCACGTCGCGGTCGGCCATGAACGGCAGATCGGCCACCAGCATCGTGGCCGACAGCCCGCGCGCCACCGCGGCGGTGTGGTAGACCATGTGCTCCAGCGTCACCGGCAGCGTGCTGGCGTGCCCCTGCACCACCATGCCGAGCGAATCGCCGACCAGCGCAACATCGACGCCGGCCGCCTCCAGCTGCCACGCGAAACTGGCGTCGTAGGCGGTAAGCATCACGATGCGCCGTCCCTGCGTCTTCATCGCAAGCAGGCCTGGCACGGTCACCGGCTTGCGGTCGGGGACACTGGCGTTCTGCACGTACACGGCAATTCCTGGGATGGGGGTGGTCGCCGATTATCCGGCGCGCCACGGTGATGGCTCAAGCCACGCGTTCGCAGCCGGCCGGATCGAGGCGGGCGAGCCATTCCGCCACCGTGGCCTGGCCGGACGGACGCAGCGTGGGCGCAATGTCGTGCAAGGGCAACAGCACGAATGCCCGCTCGGCCATGCGTGGGTGCGGCAGGGTCAGCTGCGGGTCGTCGAGCCGCACGCCGTCGACGTGCAGCAGGTCCAGATCCAGCGTGCGCGGCCCGTTGCGCTCGCCGCGCACGCGGCCGGCGCGCTGCTCGATCGCCAGCAAGGCGTCCAGCAGGGCATGCGGCGACAGCGCGGTATCCAGTTCCACCGCCGCGTTGATGAAGGGTGGCTGTTCCAGCACGCCCCACGGCGGCGTGCGGTACAGCGGCGAGCGCTGCAGCAGGCGGGTGTCAGGCAGTTTCGCCAGCGCGTCCATGGCATCGAGCAGCTGTTGCCGAGGATTGCCGAGATTGCTGCCCAGCGCGACGTAGGCCAGGGTCACGCGGAACCGGACTTGTCGGCCGGCCGGCGTCGCCGCCGGCGCGCGCGCGGCGGCCTGGCGGCCACCGGCGCCGCCACCACGTGATCGCTGCCGCCGCCGGCCGGCAGTGCGGCGGCCAGCACATCCGGCGGCAGTTGCTGCGCATGCGCCCACCACTGGCCCAGCTCGCGCATTGCCGGCGATTCGTCGCCGCGCAACAGCAGGAAGTCGAACGCCGCGCGAAACCGCGGGTGCGCCATCAGGCGGAACACCCGCTTGCGCTGGACCTGTTCGAAGCGCGGCTGCAGCGACCAGATCTCCTCCATGGTGAAGGTGAACCGGCGCGGGATCGCGACCCGCTGGCACTGCTCGCCGACCACCTGCGCCGCGGCGCGCGACCACGCCTCGTTGCCCTCGACGCCGCGACCGATCAGCTGGTGCGCCACGTCGCGCACCTCGCCCCACAGCAGCACCGCAAACAGGAACGCTGGGGTCACTGACTTGCCCTCGGCGATCCGCGCGTCGGTGTTCGCCAGGCCGTGCTCGACCAGCGCACGCAGCGCCTCGTCGCCGCGCTTGAGCGCGCGCGCGGTCGCCGGGAACAGGAATTTCAGCAGGCCGCATTGCTCCAGCACGCGGAAACTCTTCAGGCCGTGGCCGGAGAGGAACATCTTCAGCGACTCGTCGAACAGCCGTGCCGGCGCCGCATCGGCCAGCAGCGGCCCCAGCGTCTCGAACGGCTCTATCGCGGCGGCATCGATGTGCATGCCGAGCTTCGCCGCCAGTCGCGCCGCGCGCAGCATGCGCACCGGGTCCTCGTGGTAGCGGGTGTCCGGGTCGCCGATCAGGCGCAGCATGCGGTCTTCGAGATCCCGCATGCCGCCGACATAGTCGCGCACCGAGAAGTCGCTGATGTCGTAATACATCGCGTTGACGCGAAAGTCGCGGCGTAGCGCGTCTTCCTCGATGGTGCCCCAGATGTTGTCGCGCACGATGCGGCCGTCGATGATGTGGCGGTCGCCCTCGCCACCTTCCTCGCCGGTGCCGCGGAAGGTGGCCACCTCGATGATCTCCGGGCCGAACACCACGTGTGCGAGCCGGAAACGGCGGCCGATCAGGCGGCAGTTGCGGAACAGCTTCTTCACCTCGTCCGGCGTGGCGTTGGTGGCCACGTCGAAGTCCTTCGGGCGCAGCCCCAGCAGCAGGTCGCGCACCGCGCCGCCGACCAGGTAGGCGGCGTAGCCGGCCTCGTTGAGGCGGTACAGCACGCGCAACGCCGACTTGCTGATGTTCTTGCGCGAGATGATGTGCTGGTCGCGCGGAATGACCCGCAGCGTCGGCGTGGCGTCGGTCCTCGATTCGAGATTCAAGCGGTCGGAATCCTTGCGGGGCGAGCTGCCCGTGGGTTGCAATATATCGCGGCGCGCAGCACCGCGAACCGTCCCGCAGGGGCGCGGAACCTCTGCGCCGACGGGGCCTGTCTCGAACCGCGCAAGCCGATGGCTGCCGAGCATTGCCGGGCGAAACAATTCCGCTATACTAGCGCGCCTCGCAAGTTAACGCTCCCTTCGTCTAGTGGCCCAGGACACCGCCCTCTCAAGGCGGGAACACGAGTTCGAACCTCGTAGGGAGCGCCATTGCTTTTGCAATCTTCCGTGATTGCTCCAGTTGGGCCGGCCAGTGCCAACGTACAGCTCGGCGCCACTGGCTGGATCAGAAGCGGCCATTAACGGCCGCACTTTTCATCACCTGTGCGATCGTCCATGATCGCCGCATCTGGAAGAGCTTCGACGAGCCACGTTGCTTGGCCGTTGGCTAGACTAAAGGCGGCCATCCATGGCCGCACTCTTCACAAGAGCGCTCCGATTCGCTTCTCTCAGAGCAGAGCCGCCCATGACTTTCGTTGTCATCGACAACTGCATCAAGTGCAAGTACACCGACTGCGTCGAGGTCTGCCCGGTCGACGCCTTCCATGAAGGCCCGAATTTCCTGGCGATCGATCCGGACGAGTGCATCGACTGCACGCTATGCGAGCCGGAGTGTCCGATCAACGCCATCTATCCGGAAGACGACGTGCCAGCCGGACAGGAAGGATTCGTGGCGCTGAACGCGGAGCTGGCCAAGAGCTGGCCGGTGATCACCGAACGCAAGGATGCGCTGCCCGACGCCAGGGAGTGGGAAGGCAAGCCGGACAAGCTCGCACTGCTGCAGCGCTGATGCCCTCTGCAAAAAAGAACGCCGCCCCGAGGGCGGCGTTCTTTTTTGCATGTCTGCGCTCCGCCGATCAGCCGCCCAGGCGCGACTTCAACGCATCGACGACCTTGCCCACGGCCGCGGCATTGCCTTCGGCGCGTATTTCGCTGGCCGCGGTGCCGCTGCCGTTCACGCTGATCTGCACCTGGTGCGAGCCGGCACCTGGGGCGGCCAGGGAGTCGCTCTTGTCGCGCCCGAACAGGCGGCCGAAGAAGCCTTTCTTCTTCTGCTGCACCATCGCGTCGGAAACATTCAGCGTGTAGCTGTGCGTGGCATCGTCGTGACCCACCAGCTCGCCCAGACTGCCGCTTTCCAGTACCTGGCCGACCCGGCGATAGGCATTGTCGACGCTGTCGGCCAGCACGAAGCCATCGCTGATCTGGCCGCCAACCGAACCGACGCGCGCGGTGGCGCCACTGGCGGTCGGCTGATTCGCACCCGGCGGCGGGATCACCAGCGCTTCGCTGGTCGAGGGCCGGTCGAGGCTCGGCGGAATCTCCAGCGGAGCCTCCTGCACGGCCTTGTCCCACGCCTTGTGCGAACGGAACACACCGCAACCGGAGAGCAGCAGGCCAGCGAGGGCCACGGCCGGCAGGGCCACGAGGAGCGAGGTTTTCTTCATGTAATCGGATTCCGTGAGTAAGTCGGGCAACCGTCAACCGGCCGCAGTCGCCAAGGATGCCAGACTGGACAGCGCTTGGTGCAATCGGGCGCGATCCGGCCCGTCGTTCAATTCCACCAGCGGCAACCTCGGCAGGGCCAAGCCCAGCCCCAGCAGGGGCAGGCCGGCCTTGACCGCGATCGGGTTGGGCGCACAGTTGAGCGCCTGTACCAGCGGCTCCAGCGCCGCATGGCACCGCGCCGTCGCCGCCTGATCGCCAGCGGTGGCCGCATCGCACAAGGCGCGGAACGCCTGCGGCACCAGATTGGCCACCACCGAGACGGTGCCGGCCGCACCAGCCAGCATCGCCTCGCCGGCACTGCCGTCGTCGCCGGACAGATAGACGAAATCCTCGCGCACAAGTTCCGCCAGTGCCGACATCCGCTCGCGATCGCCGCGCGCCTCCTTGATCCCGACGATCGCCGGATGCTCGCGCAGCGCGGCCACGGTCGACGGCAGCAGGTCGCAGCCGGTGCGGGTCGGCACGTTGTACAGCAGCACCGGCAGGCCGCCGTGCTCAGCCACTTCCAGGAAATGTCGGCACAGGCCTTCCTGGGTCGGGCGCACGTAATACGGTGTCACCACCAGCGCCGCGTCGGCGCCCAGCGCCTGCGCGCGGCGGGTCAGCGCCACCGTCTTGGCGGTGCCGGCCTCGCCGGTGCCGGCGATCACCGGCACCCGCCCGGCCACGCGCTCGAGCGCGAACGCCAGCAGGCGGTCGAACTCGTCGTGCTCCAGCATGTGCGCCTCGCCGGTGGAGCCAGCCACCACCAGCGCCTGGGTACCGCCGGCCAGCTGGTGATCGAGCAGTCGACCGAAAGCATCCAGATCGAGCCCGCCGTCAGCGGTGAACGGGGTGGCCAGCGCGCAGATGCTTCCGCGAATGTTCAAGACACGATTCCGCTACAAGGCAAGCCCCGCATGTTACTTGCCGCCTCGCGAGGCGGGCAAGTAAGCTCGACCGGAGTAGTCTCATGGCTCCGCATCGCGCGGGCTGACGTCCACAGGCAGACCCTCTTGAAATCCTCCCCCGGCCCCTCTTCCGCTTCCACGCGCTCGGGCAACGACAACCAGTTGCTGATCCACGCGCTTACCCCGACGACCAAATCGCCGCTGCTGGCGCTGGCCAAGCGCATCGCCGACGCCGGCTGCAACCTGTCCGAGTCGCGCGTGTCCACCATCGGCACGGAAATCTCGCTGATGCTGCTGGCTACCGGCGCCTGGGACGCGCTGGCCAAGCTGGAAACCGCGCTGGCCAAGCTGGGCCGCGACGAGAGCATGCGCCTGGTGCATTACCGTACCGGCCCGCGCCAGAACAGCTCGCACCTGCTGCCCTACCTGGTGGAAGTGGTGGCGGCCGACCGGCCCGGCATCGTGGCGCGCATCGTGGACTTCTTCAGCCAGCACGGAATCAGCGTCGAGCAGCTGAACTCCACCCGCTACCAGGCGATGCAGACCGGGGCGGAGATGTTCCAGGCCCAGTTCACCATCGGCATCCCGGCGGAAATCCACATCGCCGCGCTGCGCGACGACTTCCTGGAACTGTGCGACGGCCTGAACCTCGACGCAATCATGGACCCGGTGAAGTTCTAGGATGCGCCTGTGCGACAGGCCTGACAAGGCTGTCATCCGCCACAGCCATCGCGCTAGTCTCTGCCACGCACACCGGCGAAACCCCGTCGGGTTTCCGGAGAGACCATGCCAGACATCGGAAAGAAGACCCCCGCCCTCAGCGGCACCACCGGCGACGGCAGTACCCTGAAGCTCGCCGATCTCAAGGGCCAATGGGTGGTGCTGTACTTCTACCCCAAG encodes:
- the pcnB gene encoding polynucleotide adenylyltransferase PcnB, with amino-acid sequence MNLESRTDATPTLRVIPRDQHIISRKNISKSALRVLYRLNEAGYAAYLVGGAVRDLLLGLRPKDFDVATNATPDEVKKLFRNCRLIGRRFRLAHVVFGPEIIEVATFRGTGEEGGEGDRHIIDGRIVRDNIWGTIEEDALRRDFRVNAMYYDISDFSVRDYVGGMRDLEDRMLRLIGDPDTRYHEDPVRMLRAARLAAKLGMHIDAAAIEPFETLGPLLADAAPARLFDESLKMFLSGHGLKSFRVLEQCGLLKFLFPATARALKRGDEALRALVEHGLANTDARIAEGKSVTPAFLFAVLLWGEVRDVAHQLIGRGVEGNEAWSRAAAQVVGEQCQRVAIPRRFTFTMEEIWSLQPRFEQVQRKRVFRLMAHPRFRAAFDFLLLRGDESPAMRELGQWWAHAQQLPPDVLAAALPAGGGSDHVVAAPVAARPPRARRRRRRPADKSGSA
- the fdxA gene encoding ferredoxin FdxA; translated protein: MTFVVIDNCIKCKYTDCVEVCPVDAFHEGPNFLAIDPDECIDCTLCEPECPINAIYPEDDVPAGQEGFVALNAELAKSWPVITERKDALPDAREWEGKPDKLALLQR
- the dapA gene encoding 4-hydroxy-tetrahydrodipicolinate synthase; translated protein: MNIRGSICALATPFTADGGLDLDAFGRLLDHQLAGGTQALVVAGSTGEAHMLEHDEFDRLLAFALERVAGRVPVIAGTGEAGTAKTVALTRRAQALGADAALVVTPYYVRPTQEGLCRHFLEVAEHGGLPVLLYNVPTRTGCDLLPSTVAALREHPAIVGIKEARGDRERMSALAELVREDFVYLSGDDGSAGEAMLAGAAGTVSVVANLVPQAFRALCDAATAGDQAATARCHAALEPLVQALNCAPNPIAVKAGLPLLGLGLALPRLPLVELNDGPDRARLHQALSSLASLATAAG
- a CDS encoding glycine cleavage system protein R yields the protein MKSSPGPSSASTRSGNDNQLLIHALTPTTKSPLLALAKRIADAGCNLSESRVSTIGTEISLMLLATGAWDALAKLETALAKLGRDESMRLVHYRTGPRQNSSHLLPYLVEVVAADRPGIVARIVDFFSQHGISVEQLNSTRYQAMQTGAEMFQAQFTIGIPAEIHIAALRDDFLELCDGLNLDAIMDPVKF